In Bradyrhizobium sp. WD16, the genomic stretch AGCGGCAAGGTCGTACAACGCGCCCCGAGAACGCAGCACATGATGATCCAGGAAGCAGCCCGCCGTCTCGGCGTCAGCGCCCGCACCTTGCGCCACTACGAGGCGGCGGGCCTCATCCGCCCTGCCCGCCTTGCCAACGGCTATCGCAACCTGTCGGATGCCGATCTGCGCACCGCCGAATGGATCCGCGGCCTCGTCGCCGCCGGCTTTTCCTTGCGCGAATTGCGGGCGCTCAGTGCGGCGCTCGACCAAGGCCGCGATCGTCCGACCTGTGTCGCGGCGCTGCGCGATAAGCTCGACCAGATCGACCGCCTCGCCGAGCGGCTGCAACAGCGCCGCCAGGCCGTCATCAAACGGCTCGCCGTCCAGGAACGGATGGCCCGAGACGCAGCTCCCCGACCGCAGGAGGTCTCCAACCATGAAGGTTCTCAACATTCTGGTGCGGCGCTATCTGCCGCTCGACCGCTTCGACGACGCCGTCGCCTTCCATGAGCGGCTGATCGGCCAGAAAGCCCGTCTCAGGTTCGACTACCCACAATATCAGCTCAAGCTGGCGGGGGTGGCCTCGATCCTGTTCATCGCCGGCACCGAGCAGAGCCTTGCCCCTTTCACCGCGACCCATGCCACCTTCCTGGTCGACGATATCGAAGCCTTCACGGCCCACCTGCCCACGGTCGGCGCCGAGGTGCTCGAACCGCCGAAACCGGTGCCAACCGGCTGGAACATGCTGGCGCGCCATCCCGACGGCATGCTCGTCGAATATGTCGAGCACCGCCAGAAGCATCCGGCGGATGTGCTGCCCGACGCCGACGGACCCGAGCGGATTTTTTCCTGAGACTGGACGGATGCCTCACCGTGGGAGTAAAAAATTGCCACCCTTGGCTGCGCCGACCGACCACGAGACGAGGAGATCGACGTGCCCGTCGTGAATAAGGTGACGCTCTCGGAGGCCTTCGCCCGATTCGACGAAACCTGGAGCCCACGCGTCGGCGGCGATATCAACGATTTCCAGATCAAGCTGGCAAAGCTCGAAGGCGCCTTCCATTGGCACCATCACGATGAGGAGGACGAGCTCTTTCTGGTGGTGTCCGGCAGCTTGCGCATGCGGCTTCGCAAACAGGATGGCGGCGACGTCGTGCTCGGCCCCGGCGAATACATCATCGTGCCGCGCGGCATCGAACACTGCCCGACGGCCGAACCCACCTGCCAGGTGGTTCTGTTCGAGCGAAATACCACGCTCAACACCGGCAACGTCGAGAATGACCGCACGGTTCGCGAGCTCGCCAGGCTGTAAGTCGTTGCCTGATGCTCGCTTAAGCCGCAGCCATCATTGCGGCTGCGGCCCATTCACTCAGGCGCGCCGAGAACGCATGCCAC encodes the following:
- a CDS encoding MerR family transcriptional regulator; translated protein: MMIQEAARRLGVSARTLRHYEAAGLIRPARLANGYRNLSDADLRTAEWIRGLVAAGFSLRELRALSAALDQGRDRPTCVAALRDKLDQIDRLAERLQQRRQAVIKRLAVQERMARDAAPRPQEVSNHEGSQHSGAALSAARPLRRRRRLP
- a CDS encoding cupin domain-containing protein — translated: MPVVNKVTLSEAFARFDETWSPRVGGDINDFQIKLAKLEGAFHWHHHDEEDELFLVVSGSLRMRLRKQDGGDVVLGPGEYIIVPRGIEHCPTAEPTCQVVLFERNTTLNTGNVENDRTVRELARL
- a CDS encoding VOC family protein, which produces MKVLNILVRRYLPLDRFDDAVAFHERLIGQKARLRFDYPQYQLKLAGVASILFIAGTEQSLAPFTATHATFLVDDIEAFTAHLPTVGAEVLEPPKPVPTGWNMLARHPDGMLVEYVEHRQKHPADVLPDADGPERIFS